One genomic window of Camelina sativa cultivar DH55 chromosome 5, Cs, whole genome shotgun sequence includes the following:
- the LOC104787277 gene encoding extensin-2-like (The sequence of the model RefSeq protein was modified relative to this genomic sequence to represent the inferred CDS: added 6 bases not found in genome assembly) — MATPAWSHAGPTHFVVAVMALFVGLTLATEPYYYSSPPPPYVYKSPPPPVKSPPPPYYYNSPPPPVKSPQPPYYYNSPPPPVKSPPPPYYYKSPPPPPKIYSPPYYYTSPPPPVSYPHPQSHPHPKPLVFKVVGKVYCYRCYDWTHPKKSHDKKHLKGAVVEVTCKAGDKTVKAFGKTKINGKYAITVEGYNYRKYGGKVCTAKLHAPPKGSPCNIPTSYRLGNKGAKLHVKSKTKYEVVLYAKSFAYAPKKPYEECHKLAPYHPPYYYKSPPPPAPTYIYKSPPPPTPTYVYKSPPPPTPLYVYKSPPPPTPTYVYKSPPPPTPIYVYKSPPQPTPIYVYKSPPPPTPIYVYKSPPPHTPKYVYKSPPPPTHSRPPYYYHSPPPPPYYYHSPPPPLKSPPPPYYYHSPPPPVKSPPPPYYYHSPPPPVKSPPPPYYYNSPPPPVKSPPTPVYIYASPPPPIQYYTHQV; from the exons ATGGCAACTCCGGCATGGAGTCATGCCGGCCCGACTCATTTTGTAGTTGCTGTTATGGCATTATTTGTGGGTTTGACATTGGCAACAGAACCTTATTACTACAgttctcctccaccaccttaTGTATACAAATCTCCACCCCCTCCGGTGAAGTCTCCACCTCCACCGTACTATTAcaactctcctcctcctccagtgAAATCCCCTCAACCTCCTTACTACTACAACTCCCCACCACCCCCGGTaaaatctccaccaccaccatactattACAAatcacctccaccaccaccaaaaatCTACTCTCCACCTTACTACTACACATCTCCTCCGCCTCCGGTATCATACCCTCATCCCCAATCTCACCCACATCCCAAACCACTCGTTTTCAAAGTCGTTGGTAAAGTTTACTGCTATAGATGCTACGACTGGACTCACCCTAAAAAGTCACATGACAAGAAGCATCTCAAAG GCGCTGTTGTGGAGGTGACATGTAAAGCAGGAGACAAAACGGTCAAAGCGTTCGGAAAGACAAAGATCAACGGTAAATACGCAATCACCGTAGAAGGATACAACTACCGCAAATACGGCGGTAAGGTATGCACGGCCAAACTTCACGCGCCACCGAAGGGCTCACCGTGTAATATTCCGACAAGTTACCGTTTGGGTAACAAAGGAGCTAAGCTTCATGTGAAATCAAAGACTAAGTACGAAGTTGTGCTTTACGCTAAGTCCTTTGCTTATGCACCTAAGAAGCCTTATGAGGAATGTCATAAACTAGCTCCTTACCACCCACCTTACTACTACAAGTCACCACCGCCTCCAGCTCCGACTTACATCTACAAATCACCACCACCGCCTACTCCCACTTATGTTTACAAGTCACCACCTCCTCCAACTCCGCTTTACGTCTACAAGTCTCCGCCACCACCAACCCCAACATATGTTTACAAGTCACCGCCACCACCAACgcctatatatgtatataagtcTCCGCCACAACCAACgcctatatatgtatataagtcTCCGCCACCACCAACgcctatatatgtatataagtcCCCACCGCCACATACTCCCAAATATgtctacaagtctccaccaccaccaactcaTTCTCGTCCACCGTATTACTACCActcacctccaccaccaccctATTATTATCACTCGCCACCTCCTCCGCtgaagtctcctcctccaccttaTTATTACCATTCTCCACCTCCTCCTGTgaaatctccaccaccaccatactactacCATTCACCGCCCCCACCAGTcaaatctccaccaccaccatattacTACAACTCTCCACCACCTCCTGTAAAATCTCCTCCTACTCCAGTCTACATCTACGCCTCGCCCCCACCTCCCATACAATACTACACTCACCAA
- the LOC104787278 gene encoding uncharacterized protein LOC104787278 (The sequence of the model RefSeq protein was modified relative to this genomic sequence to represent the inferred CDS: added 29 bases not found in genome assembly): MASSNLLLAIFVAILLSITTISAARPCKTFLISSYSLSITPENPNLESDFTSTRFVTVFTIRRLNPHHVVPFFVNRRHETPQIQRSEEDRSQLSLPLGSDNINSFRDRTRDILSVVVALLFGVGCGALTAATMYLVWAFVVNRQSYDFEEEEDDYENEESDAASLKKLGYVKIPALAPVKEEAA; this comes from the coding sequence ATGGCGTCCTCCAACCTCCTCCTTGCGATCTTCGTCGCAATTTTGCTCTCGATCACCACCATCTCCGCCGCACGTCCTTGCAAAACCTTCCTCATCTCCTCCTATTCCCTCTCAATAACCCCAGAAAACCCTAACCTCGAATCCGATTTCACCTCGACTCGATTCGTCACCGTCTTCACCATCCGTCGTCTCAATCCTCACCACGTCGTTCCCTTTTTCGTCAATCGCCGTCACGAGACGCCACAGATCCAACGATCGGAGGAAGATCGTTCCCAATTGTCTCTCCCTCTGGGCTCCGATAACATCAATTCGTTCAGAGATCGAACGAGAGACATTCTCAGCGTCGTCGTGGCTCTCTTGTTCGGTGTTGGTTGCGGTGCTTTGACCGCTGCTACTATGTACCTTGTTTGGGCTTTCGTTGTGAACCGTCAGAGCTATGAttttgaggaggaagaagatgattatGAGAATGAGGAATCTGATGCTGCTAGCTTGAAGAAGTTGGGTTATGTTAAGATTCCAGCTC